In Streptomyces ambofaciens ATCC 23877, a single genomic region encodes these proteins:
- a CDS encoding aminoglycoside phosphotransferase family protein, producing MVAARTAETRPQIDEALVRCLVDTQFPQWADLALKLLDPAGSDHVIYRLGEELSVRLPRHPGAIGQARKESQWLPQLAPHLPLAIPVPVAVGGPGFGYPWPWAVSRWLDGEVATVDALGDSPEAAIELARFLAALQRFPLEDIPAGDAGEALTGRPLSDRDRATRAAIAEVDGVFDTAAMTQLWNAALSAPGWDRSPVWFHGDFHTGNLLTSHGCLSAVIDFGGLGTGDPACDLMIAFTLMSADSRAAFRDALGVDDATWMRGRGWALATGLNAYTSYAAVNPRVAAQTTRQITHALVG from the coding sequence TTGGTAGCTGCGAGAACTGCGGAAACACGCCCTCAGATCGACGAGGCACTGGTCAGGTGCCTGGTCGACACTCAGTTCCCGCAGTGGGCGGACCTGGCCCTGAAGCTGCTCGACCCCGCCGGCTCCGATCATGTGATCTACCGGTTGGGCGAGGAACTGTCCGTCCGGCTTCCGCGCCATCCCGGAGCCATCGGGCAGGCCAGGAAGGAATCGCAGTGGCTGCCCCAGCTCGCCCCGCACCTCCCCCTGGCCATCCCGGTACCAGTGGCAGTGGGCGGCCCCGGCTTCGGTTACCCGTGGCCGTGGGCGGTGTCCCGCTGGCTGGACGGCGAGGTGGCGACCGTTGACGCGCTGGGCGACTCCCCCGAGGCGGCCATCGAACTGGCTCGGTTCCTGGCCGCCTTGCAGCGGTTCCCCCTCGAGGACATCCCCGCCGGGGACGCCGGGGAAGCCCTCACCGGCCGTCCGTTGTCCGACCGGGACCGCGCGACGCGGGCCGCCATCGCCGAGGTGGACGGCGTGTTCGACACAGCAGCGATGACGCAACTGTGGAACGCGGCACTGAGCGCGCCCGGATGGGACCGCTCTCCGGTGTGGTTCCACGGCGACTTCCACACCGGCAACCTGCTGACCTCCCACGGCTGCCTCAGCGCCGTCATCGACTTCGGCGGGCTCGGCACAGGCGACCCGGCCTGCGACCTGATGATCGCCTTCACCCTGATGTCGGCAGACAGCCGAGCCGCCTTCCGCGATGCGCTCGGCGTGGACGATGCCACCTGGATGCGGGGGCGCGGCTGGGCCCTGGCCACCGGCCTGAACGCCTACACCTCCTACGCCGCCGTCAACCCCCGGGTCGCCGCGCAGACGACCCGGCAGATCACCCACGCCCTCGTCGGCTGA
- a CDS encoding cold-shock protein, producing MAAGTVKWFNAEKGFGFIEQDGGGADVFAHYSNIAAQGFRELLEGQKVNFDIAQGQKGPTAENIVPA from the coding sequence ATGGCTGCTGGTACCGTGAAGTGGTTCAACGCGGAAAAGGGTTTCGGCTTCATCGAGCAGGACGGTGGCGGCGCTGATGTGTTCGCCCACTACTCGAACATCGCCGCCCAGGGCTTCCGCGAGCTGCTGGAGGGCCAGAAGGTGAACTTCGACATCGCACAGGGCCAGAAGGGCCCGACGGCCGAGAACATCGTTCCCGCCTGA
- a CDS encoding DEAD/DEAH box helicase: protein MNRTRTNDRFARTRNNGGDSARGNSRFGSPAPRRSGGPSRSAGHGRRPAAMQGEFALPETITPALPSADAFADLDMPRELLAALGSQGVTVPFPIQAATLPNSLAGRDVLGRGRTGSGKTLAFGLALLARTAKRRAEARQPLGLVLVPTRELAQQVTDALTPYARSVKLRLATVVGGMPIGRQASALRGGAEIVVATPGRLKDLITRGDCRLDQVAVTVLDEADQMADMGFMPQVTALLDQVRPEGQRMLFSATLDRNVDLLVRRYLSDPVVHSVDPSAGAVTTMEHHVLHVHGADKHAATTEIAARDGRVLMFLDTKHAVDRLTEHLLNSGVRAAALHGGKSQPQRTRTLTQFKDGHVSVLVATNVAARGIHVDSLDLVVNVDPPTDHKDYLHRGGRTARAGESGSVVTLVTPNQRRGMTRLMATAGIVPQTTQVRAGTEDLHRITGAQAPSGIPVVITAPVAERPKKRGSTSRGRRRPASATRRAAVLPPGAAVAAA from the coding sequence ATGAACCGCACACGTACGAACGACCGTTTCGCCCGCACCCGTAACAACGGCGGCGACTCCGCCAGGGGCAACAGCCGCTTCGGCTCGCCCGCCCCGCGCCGCTCCGGCGGACCGAGCCGCTCCGCCGGTCACGGCCGCCGGCCCGCCGCGATGCAGGGCGAGTTCGCCCTCCCCGAGACGATCACCCCCGCGCTGCCCTCCGCGGACGCCTTCGCCGATCTCGACATGCCCCGGGAACTGCTGGCCGCACTCGGCTCGCAGGGCGTGACGGTCCCCTTCCCGATCCAGGCCGCCACCCTGCCGAACTCCCTCGCGGGCCGCGACGTCCTCGGCCGCGGGCGCACCGGTTCCGGCAAGACCCTGGCCTTCGGGCTGGCCCTGCTGGCCCGCACGGCCAAACGGCGCGCCGAGGCCCGGCAGCCGCTGGGGCTGGTGCTCGTGCCCACCCGTGAGCTGGCCCAGCAGGTCACCGACGCCCTCACCCCCTACGCCCGCTCGGTGAAGCTGCGTCTGGCCACCGTGGTGGGCGGGATGCCCATCGGCCGGCAGGCGAGCGCGCTGCGCGGCGGGGCCGAGATCGTCGTCGCCACCCCCGGGCGTCTCAAGGACCTCATCACCCGCGGCGACTGCCGCCTGGACCAGGTCGCCGTCACCGTCCTGGACGAGGCCGACCAGATGGCCGACATGGGCTTCATGCCGCAGGTCACCGCCCTGCTCGACCAGGTCCGCCCCGAAGGCCAGCGCATGCTGTTCTCCGCCACCCTGGACCGCAACGTCGACCTGCTCGTGCGCCGCTACCTCAGCGACCCCGTCGTCCACTCCGTCGACCCCTCGGCCGGCGCCGTCACGACCATGGAGCACCACGTGCTCCACGTCCACGGCGCCGACAAGCACGCGGCCACCACCGAGATCGCCGCACGCGACGGCCGGGTGCTGATGTTCCTGGACACCAAGCACGCCGTCGACCGCCTCACCGAGCACCTCCTCAACAGCGGGGTACGGGCCGCCGCCCTGCACGGAGGCAAGTCCCAGCCGCAGCGCACCCGCACCCTCACCCAGTTCAAGGACGGACACGTGAGCGTGCTGGTGGCGACCAACGTCGCGGCCCGCGGCATCCACGTCGACAGCCTCGACCTCGTCGTCAACGTCGACCCGCCCACCGACCACAAGGACTACCTCCACCGCGGCGGCCGCACCGCCCGCGCCGGCGAGTCCGGCAGCGTCGTCACCCTGGTCACCCCCAACCAGCGCCGCGGCATGACCCGCCTCATGGCCACCGCGGGCATCGTCCCGCAGACCACCCAGGTCCGCGCGGGCACCGAGGACCTCCACCGCATCACCGGCGCCCAGGCACCCTCCGGCATCCCCGTCGTCATCACCGCACCCGTGGCCGAGCGCCCCAAGAAGCGCGGCTCCACCTCACGCGGCCGACGCCGCCCCGCCTCGGCCACCCGCCGCGCAGCCGTGCTTCCGCCCGGTGCCGCTGTGGCCGCCGCATAG